The sequence TGATGATCTTGCCTTCGGCCGAGATCAGCCCGGACCGGACTGACAGCGGGCGCAGGAACGTCAGCTTCAGGTCGAGCGTTACGGATGACTGCCCGGCCTCCAGCCGCGTCGAAATCGCGCAGCCCATGGCGGTGTCGATCAGCGCTGCCGCGGTCGCGCCGTGCAGCAGGCCGATGGTGTTTTCGAGGTCTTCCCGCGGCTCCAGTTCCATGATGATCCGGCCCGGCTCGACCACGGCCATAACGAAGCCGATCAGCTTTGCGAAGGGCGGCGGCGGCAGCCGGCCATCGCGGATGCCGAGCATGGCATCCATGCCCGACAGCCTCATCGCCACTTTTGCAACGGGGGCCGGCGCCTGCCAGTCCACTACGCGCTCGCGCCGCTGTGCGGGCGAAAACAGTTCGAGCTGGTCAGTTTCGGCCATGGCTACCCCTTTGCATGATGTACGTCATACTATGCGACGGACTTCGCACTGGCAACTCTGCCCTGCGCTTGACAAGAAGGACGTTTCGGCCCGGAAGTGGTGCCGACGCGCACCTCGCGCCTGTCCACGAAACTTCGAGATGCCCGATGGAAATGCTCAACAATCACTGCGGCGTGACACGCGATGGACGCGGCGTCGTTCATGTCGCGATCTGCAACGCCGGCTCGCTGAATATTCTGGGCTCGCCCGTGACCAACGCAGTGCGCGAAGGCCTGGAGCAGCTCGCAACCGACCGCAGCATCCGCGTCCTGGTGCTGCGCGGCCAGAGCGAGAGGAGCATGATCGGCGGCGCTGATATCAAGGAGATGGCCAGACTCGACCAGACATCGGCCGAAGCCTTCATCAGCCGCCTGCGCGATCTCTGCGAGGCGGTGCGCCAATTCCCTGCCCCCGTGATCGCGCGCATGCCCGGCTGGTGCCTCGGCGGCGGGCTCGAGGTCGCGGCCGCCTGCGACTTCCGCATCGCGGCGCATGATGCGCATTTCGGCATGCCGGAAGTGCGCGTCGGCATCCCCTCGGTGATCCACGCCGCGCTCTTGCCCCGCCTGATCGGCTGGGCCCGCGCGCGCTGGCTGGTGATGACCGCGGAAAACATCGGCGCATCGACGGCGCTGGCCTGGGGCCTGGTGGACAAGGTCGCGCCTGCGGGCGGGCTGGATGCCGAAGTCGAGCACCTCGTGCACGCGCTGCTCGAATGCGGCCCGGAAGCGCTGCGGTCGCAGAAGGCGCTCCTGCGGCAATGGGAGGAATTGCCGCTGACGGAGTCGGTGAATCTCAGCGTGAAGGTATTCGGCGAATCGTTCCTGACCGACGAGCCGACGCGGCTGATGCAGGCGTTTGTGAACCGGAAGCGGTAGGCTTTCCCGCGGTAGTGAGTGGCCCCCACGGCAAAGGTGTCGTGGCCCGGCTTGACCGGGGCATCCCAGTAGGCCGCGGCTCCTCGGTTCTAGACGCGCCGTCTCTGGAATACTGGATCGCCCGCTTTTGCGGGCGATGACAGCGAGAGATCGACCGAACAAATCTCGTCCGAACCACGACAATTTCTCATGCTTGGCGCGGTTGCATTTTTTGCGACGCATCATATGATGATCATAATCTCACAGCCACCGCAGGGAGCTCCATCATGGCCGAAGCCGCCGATCCCGTCGTCATCGTCTCCGCCGCCCGCACCCCGCTCGGCCGCTTCATGGGCCAATTGTCGCCGCTCGCTGCGCACAAGCTCGGCTCGCACGTGATCGGCGCGGCACTGGAACGCGCGAAGCTCGCACCCGAGAAAGTTGACGAGGTCTTCATGGGCTGTGTGCTGCCGGCAGGACAAGGCCAGGCGCCGGCACGGCAGGCCGCGCGCGCGGCCGGACTGCCCGATGCCACCGGCGCCACCACCGTCAATAAGGTCTGCGGCTCCGGCATGAAGGCGACCATGCTGGCGCACGACATCATCCGCGCGGGCTCGGCCGAGATCGTCGTCTCCGGCGGCATGGAGAGCATGAGCAATGCACCCTATCTGCTACAAAAAGCGCGCGGCGGCTATCGCGCCGGCCATGACCGCATCATCGATCACATGATGATGGACGGCCTCGAAGACGCTTACGAGACCGGCCGTTCCATGGGCGATTTCGGCGAAGCCACCGCCGAAGCCTATCAGTTCACGCGCAAGGACCAGGACGCCTATGCGATGGAAACGCTGAGCCGCGCCCGCAAGGCGGTCGATGGCGGTGCGTTCAAGGCCGAAATCGCGCCGATCACACTGACCGAGAAGGCCGGCCCGCGCATCATCGCTAATGACGAGCACCCGCTGAAGGTCGACCCAGCCAAGATTCCAGGTCTGAAGCCGGCGTTCCGTGCCAACGGCACCATCACGCCAGCAGCCTCCTCCGCCAATGCCGATGGCGCCGCCGCGCTGGTGCTGACCAAGCGTTCGCTCGCGGACCGCAGTGGTCTGCCGGCAATCGCCGAGATCAAGCGCCACGCCACCCACAGCCAGGAGCCGCAATGGTTCACCACCGCGCCGATCCCGGCGATCCGCAAGCTGCTCGACAAGGTCGGTTGGAGCGCGGGTGACGTCGACCTGTTCGAAATCAACGAGGCGTTTGCGGTCGTCGCAATGGCGGCGCAGCGCGATCTCGGCATCCCCCGCGACAAGCTGAACATCAACGGCGGCGCTTGCGCGCTCGGCCATCCCATCGGCGCCACCGGCGCGCGGCTGATCGTGACGCTGCTGCATGCGCTGGAGGCCAACAACCTCAAGCGCGGGGTCGCCGCGCTCTGCATCGGCGGCGGCGAAGCCACCGCGATCGCGGTGGAACGGCTGACGCACTAACAGGCGATGGCTTGAACCAAATGTCCTGAATTAAGGGAAGTCTGTCATTTCAGACTTCCTTATTCCGTGCCAGACTGCAACGATGACGCAGGTCTCCCAAAGCCTGCCAACCAAGATTGAGGCCCAATGATCTCGAACTGGCTCGCGGCGGCACTCGGCCGCCGCAACATCCATTACGGCTGGGTGATGGTCGGCGTGACCTTCCTGACCGCGCTGATCAGCGCCGGCACGGTCGGTGCGCCCGGTGTGTTTATCGTTCCCCTGCAGAAGGAATTTGGCTGGAGCACCGCGGAGATCTCCTCCGCACTGTCGATCCGCTTCATCCTGTTCGGACTGATGGCGCCGTTCGCGGCTGCCCTGCTCAATCGCTACGGCCTGCGCAACGTCACGCTGGCAGCCCAGCTCATCGTGGTCTCGGCACTTGTGCTCTCGCTCGGCATGACCGAGGTCTGGCAGCTGATTGCGCTGTGGGGCGTCGTGATCGGCATCGGCACCGGCATGACCGCGCTGGTGCTGGGCG comes from Bradyrhizobium diazoefficiens and encodes:
- a CDS encoding PaaI family thioesterase → MAETDQLELFSPAQRRERVVDWQAPAPVAKVAMRLSGMDAMLGIRDGRLPPPPFAKLIGFVMAVVEPGRIIMELEPREDLENTIGLLHGATAAALIDTAMGCAISTRLEAGQSSVTLDLKLTFLRPLSVRSGLISAEGKIIKLGRQTSYAEGFVRDGRGALAVHATATFSMIGNV
- a CDS encoding enoyl-CoA hydratase, which gives rise to MEMLNNHCGVTRDGRGVVHVAICNAGSLNILGSPVTNAVREGLEQLATDRSIRVLVLRGQSERSMIGGADIKEMARLDQTSAEAFISRLRDLCEAVRQFPAPVIARMPGWCLGGGLEVAAACDFRIAAHDAHFGMPEVRVGIPSVIHAALLPRLIGWARARWLVMTAENIGASTALAWGLVDKVAPAGGLDAEVEHLVHALLECGPEALRSQKALLRQWEELPLTESVNLSVKVFGESFLTDEPTRLMQAFVNRKR
- a CDS encoding acetyl-CoA C-acyltransferase is translated as MAEAADPVVIVSAARTPLGRFMGQLSPLAAHKLGSHVIGAALERAKLAPEKVDEVFMGCVLPAGQGQAPARQAARAAGLPDATGATTVNKVCGSGMKATMLAHDIIRAGSAEIVVSGGMESMSNAPYLLQKARGGYRAGHDRIIDHMMMDGLEDAYETGRSMGDFGEATAEAYQFTRKDQDAYAMETLSRARKAVDGGAFKAEIAPITLTEKAGPRIIANDEHPLKVDPAKIPGLKPAFRANGTITPAASSANADGAAALVLTKRSLADRSGLPAIAEIKRHATHSQEPQWFTTAPIPAIRKLLDKVGWSAGDVDLFEINEAFAVVAMAAQRDLGIPRDKLNINGGACALGHPIGATGARLIVTLLHALEANNLKRGVAALCIGGGEATAIAVERLTH